The Herbaspirillum sp. RTI4 genome has a segment encoding these proteins:
- a CDS encoding DUF1345 domain-containing protein: MSLSNTVLRTHVRLSICILIGAASFFLTHFDSLVTQALVAWNVGVWLYLLSVWILMLRANSADVRRRAEADDENAEAVLVLVCIAAVASLVAIVLELAVTKSAVAQDRWWHYAFTGVTVLGSWFLIGTIFTLHYARVFYSAPDHKPALIFPGKEAQPDYWDFLYFAFTISVAVQTSDVAVTTRAMRKVVLAHSVIGFLFNTAILGFSINIAAGLM; this comes from the coding sequence ATGTCCCTGTCCAATACCGTATTGCGCACGCATGTGCGTCTGAGCATTTGCATTCTTATCGGCGCAGCTTCATTCTTCCTTACCCATTTCGATTCCCTTGTCACGCAGGCGCTGGTGGCCTGGAATGTCGGCGTCTGGCTTTATCTGCTCTCGGTCTGGATTCTCATGTTGCGCGCCAATTCGGCGGATGTGCGGCGGCGGGCGGAAGCCGACGACGAAAATGCGGAAGCGGTACTGGTGCTGGTCTGCATAGCGGCAGTTGCCAGTCTGGTGGCGATTGTGCTGGAACTGGCAGTGACCAAGAGTGCCGTTGCGCAAGACCGCTGGTGGCATTATGCGTTCACCGGCGTGACGGTGCTGGGGTCGTGGTTCCTGATCGGCACCATCTTTACACTGCATTACGCCCGCGTGTTTTACAGTGCGCCCGACCACAAGCCGGCGCTGATTTTTCCCGGCAAGGAAGCGCAGCCGGATTACTGGGATTTTCTGTATTTTGCTTTCACCATCAGCGTCGCAGTCCAAACCTCGGACGTGGCTGTGACCACGCGTGCCATGCGCAAAGTAGTGCTGGCGCATTCGGTGATTGGTTTTCTGTTCAATACGGCCATTCTGGGATTCTCCATCAATATCGCCGCCGGGCTGATGTAA